The Podospora pseudocomata strain CBS 415.72m chromosome 3, whole genome shotgun sequence genome window below encodes:
- a CDS encoding hypothetical protein (COG:H; BUSCO:EOG09263HE6; EggNog:ENOG503NTYI), whose product MATPALRNAWRIRSILSARHARPITTKAISQKFQIYTSSSANPYLNLSIEHHLLEKSDPDSTILFLYTNDPCVVIGRNQNPWTEVNLPQLAQTRIKFGQLKHHLVRRRSGGGTVVHDHGNANWSVICPKDVFDRDKHALMVVEALKNMGIKGVKVNERHDIVQEAQDAEGPEPAPSTYKISGSAYKLTGKRALHHGTLLLNSDLGDISGLLRSPAAPYIAAQGVESVRSPVCNVGVEDNADFYKAVIDQFMTMYPDSQSAEVKEVEQQEALNHDNIWNGVQELLSPKWLWESTPKFRLASHPTPEDPRPRPHPPSNFFLTLTARHSEILDLQTDSPLFRSEDHTASLNFLLKQKIHEVPKYCDLREWKHYINFRIENGKSLTLRNESVGSICKWLLGNDMLATGPIRGINKSLKTKLKELKHCRDGGKPLVLDHAAFMFGKPEYGWYVVDKQ is encoded by the exons ATGGCCACACCTGCCCTCCGAAATGCCTGGCGCATACGTTCCATATTATCAGCGAGGCACGCTCGGCCAATAACCACCAAAGCAATCTCCCAAAAGTTCCAAATCTACACGTCCAGCTCAGCCAACCCAtacctcaacctctccatcgagcaccacctcctcgaAAAGTCCGACCCCGACTCgaccatcctcttcctctacACAAATGACCCATGCGTGGTCATTGGCCGCAACCAAAACCCCTGGACCGAAGTCAACCTTCCACAACTAGCACAGACAAGAATAAAATTCGGCCAGCTCAAGCACCACCTCGTCCGCCGGCGCTCAGGAGGGGGAACCGTCGTCCATGATCACGGCAACGCGAACTGGTCCGTCATCTGCCCCAAGGATGTCTTCGATAGGGATAAGCACGCGCTCATGGTTGTGGAAGCGCTGAAGAATATGGGAATAAAGGGTGTCAAGGTCAACGAAAGACATGATATTGTTCAGGAAGCGCAAGATGCCGAAGGACCCGAGCCTGCGCCGTCGACATACAAAATCTCGGGTTCAGCGTACAAATTGACGGGCAAGCGCGCGTTGCATCATGGTACATTACTTCTCAACTCTGACTTGGGCGATATCTCGGGGTTGTTGCGcagcccagcagcaccatATATCGCCGCCCAGGGCGTGGAAAGTGTCCGGAGCCCAGTCTGCAACGTAGGAGTGGAGGATAATGCCGACTTCTACAAGGCCGTTATCGACCAGTTCATGACCATGTATCCGGATAGCCAGTCGGCCGAGGTGAAAGAGGTGGAACAGCAAGAGGCGCTGAACCATGACAATATTTGGAATGGGGTTCAAGAGCTACTG tcCCCAAAATGGCTCTGGGAATCCACCCCTAAATTCCGCCTcgcctcccacccaacccccgaaGACCCCCGACCACGcccccaccctccatcaAAC TTCTTCCTCACTCTCACAGCCCGCCACTCAGAAATCCTCGACCTCCAAACCgactcccccctcttccgcTCCGAGGACCACACCGCCTCGCTCAACTTTTTGTTGAAGCAAAAAATCCACGAAGTCCCCAAGTACTGCGACCTCCGCGAGTGGAAACACTACATCAACTTCCGCATCGAGAACGGCAAGTCGCTGACCCTCCGCAACGAGAGCGTGGGGAGCATATGcaagtggttgttggggaacGACATGTTGGCGACGGGACCGATAAGGGGGATCAACAAGAGTTTAAAGACgaagctcaaggagctgaAGCATTGCAGGGATGGGGGCAAGCCTTTGGTCTTGGACCATGCTGCGTTTATGTTTGGCAAGCCCGAGTACGGATGGTATGTGGTAGATAAGCAATAA